In Clostridium swellfunianum, a genomic segment contains:
- a CDS encoding N-acetylmuramoyl-L-alanine amidase family protein — translation MNVRVKNKRRFGLWCIVFLLMFLNLIFAINKRLSNDSTISKKQKIALNYKVLAGDKDGSITYSESKYFKKYIIDCKSNNSLVKWEEGKEYIDISLKKDEIKKLNIKVEESSENKDIYYDDSSNNLMIKIKKAYNENNFVNVDSNDAKKIVVLIAKEEKPFRATVVLDAGHGGEDKGASYNGLFEKDITLKIVNFTSEELMFNGFKVVKTREKDELLYLNQIAKIANEASADLFVSVHINSNKIDKYKGVSAYYYDVNGFQKDERIKLARTIQKELIKNDNWEDRGIARESLSVLRNSEVPCVLLELGFISNYEDRSKLMKDEVLKNFGINITKGVSNYFSAE, via the coding sequence ATGAATGTACGAGTTAAAAACAAAAGAAGGTTTGGACTGTGGTGTATTGTTTTTTTGTTAATGTTTTTGAACTTGATTTTCGCAATTAATAAACGTTTGTCGAACGATAGTACTATTTCTAAAAAACAAAAGATTGCTTTAAACTATAAGGTATTAGCTGGTGATAAGGATGGAAGTATAACTTACTCAGAAAGCAAGTATTTCAAAAAATATATAATAGATTGTAAAAGCAATAACTCACTGGTTAAGTGGGAAGAAGGCAAGGAATATATAGACATAAGTCTTAAAAAGGATGAAATAAAAAAGCTGAACATTAAAGTGGAGGAATCCTCTGAAAACAAAGATATTTACTATGATGATTCTTCAAATAACTTAATGATTAAAATAAAAAAGGCCTATAATGAAAATAACTTTGTTAATGTAGACAGCAATGACGCTAAAAAAATCGTTGTGCTAATAGCAAAAGAAGAAAAACCTTTTAGAGCCACTGTGGTACTAGATGCAGGCCATGGCGGGGAAGACAAAGGTGCCAGTTATAATGGCCTCTTCGAGAAGGATATAACTCTTAAAATTGTAAATTTCACATCAGAGGAGCTAATGTTTAACGGTTTTAAGGTTGTAAAAACAAGAGAAAAGGATGAACTCTTGTACTTAAACCAAATTGCTAAAATAGCTAATGAAGCTTCAGCAGACTTATTTGTATCTGTTCATATTAATAGTAATAAAATAGATAAATATAAGGGAGTTTCGGCTTATTATTATGATGTTAATGGTTTTCAAAAGGATGAAAGAATAAAACTTGCACGAACTATTCAGAAGGAACTTATTAAAAATGATAACTGGGAAGATAGAGGAATAGCCAGAGAAAGCTTATCTGTTTTAAGAAATTCAGAAGTTCCATGTGTCTTACTGGAACTAGGCTTTATAAGTAATTATGAGGATAGAAGTAAACTTATGAAAGATGAAGTATTGAAAAATTTTGGTATAAATATTACAAAAGGTGTTTCCAATTATTTTTCTGCTGAATAA
- a CDS encoding VanW family protein, translated as MKKKTMLITVVSLLLVTGGAVGARGGYMYNAVKDYSKVIYPEVAIQDINLSGKTKDEAAKILKEKYGDVILKKKFTIKGGEKLYTIDYAKLNASYNIEEAVNQAFAYGKEHNFIQGYKLVKSPQPKNIELKFSYDAKPIKELVAGMQKELDKAPVNATLAFSAGKFSVTPEKNGAKLDAEKLEKDIINKINGDISGDLDLEAPIDVLQASVTAEQLSKVNTKFSTFSTSFSGSTANRIENIRLATKSISGKLLMPGETFSFNDVVGQRTAARGYKEAGVIVNNKLDSGIGGGICQVSSTLYNAVIRANINATERRHHSLPSHYVGLGMDATVDYGNIDYKFKNTLQYPIYIDGYLQGNTLIFNVYSDKSLTAKTYDLVSETYGTIEPTIKYVDDPNMYEGQTETVQKASIGYKVKVYKKIYENGKFVGQETVSDETYKKIDGLVKRGTKKKPQTEAPAPTVNSAPEQTQQTPQQ; from the coding sequence ATGAAGAAAAAAACAATGTTGATTACAGTTGTTTCACTGCTTCTTGTTACTGGAGGAGCTGTTGGTGCGCGTGGTGGATACATGTATAATGCAGTAAAGGATTATTCCAAGGTTATTTACCCTGAGGTGGCTATACAAGATATTAATCTATCGGGAAAAACAAAGGATGAAGCTGCAAAAATACTAAAAGAAAAATATGGTGATGTTATTTTAAAGAAAAAGTTTACTATTAAAGGTGGGGAAAAGCTTTATACTATTGACTATGCAAAACTGAATGCTAGCTACAATATAGAAGAAGCAGTTAACCAAGCCTTTGCCTATGGAAAAGAACATAACTTTATTCAAGGCTATAAGCTTGTTAAATCACCACAACCTAAAAATATTGAACTTAAATTTTCTTATGATGCTAAACCAATTAAAGAATTAGTTGCCGGCATGCAGAAGGAACTAGACAAAGCACCTGTTAATGCAACACTAGCATTTAGCGCTGGGAAGTTTTCAGTAACTCCAGAAAAGAACGGTGCAAAGCTTGATGCAGAAAAACTGGAGAAGGATATAATAAATAAAATAAATGGGGATATAAGTGGAGATTTAGATTTGGAAGCTCCTATTGATGTTTTACAGGCTTCAGTTACTGCAGAACAGCTTTCTAAAGTAAATACAAAATTTTCTACATTTAGTACAAGCTTTTCTGGTTCTACCGCAAATAGAATTGAAAATATAAGGTTAGCAACCAAAAGTATTAGTGGAAAACTTCTTATGCCTGGTGAAACCTTTAGCTTTAACGATGTTGTTGGACAAAGAACAGCTGCAAGAGGATACAAAGAAGCAGGAGTAATAGTAAATAATAAATTAGACTCAGGAATAGGAGGGGGAATATGCCAAGTTTCCTCAACTTTATACAATGCGGTTATTAGAGCTAATATAAATGCAACAGAAAGAAGACATCACTCACTGCCATCTCATTATGTAGGATTAGGTATGGATGCAACTGTTGATTATGGAAACATCGACTATAAATTTAAAAATACTCTTCAGTATCCTATATATATAGATGGATATTTGCAAGGTAATACCTTAATTTTTAATGTTTATTCAGATAAAAGTCTCACTGCAAAAACCTACGATTTAGTTAGCGAAACTTATGGTACAATAGAGCCAACTATTAAGTATGTTGATGATCCAAATATGTATGAAGGACAGACCGAAACTGTTCAAAAGGCTTCAATAGGCTATAAGGTTAAAGTTTATAAGAAAATATATGAAAATGGCAAATTCGTTGGTCAAGAAACAGTTTCAGATGAGACCTATAAGAAGATTGATGGCCTAGTTAAGAGGGGGACAAAGAAGAAACCTCAAACTGAAGCACCTGCTCCAACAGTAAATTCTGCACCAGAACAAACTCAACAAACACCACAACAATAG
- a CDS encoding M42 family metallopeptidase, whose product MNYNNEKLKYYLESILNIPSPTGYTHKIMDFIKSELDSLKVPYIITTKGALIISLKGKNDSYQRTFSAHVDTLGAMVKGIKSSGTLSLTPVGGFMMSSIDGENCTIETLDGRVYTGAIHTTKPSVHISGQEATDLKRVPENMEVVLDERISSKADTEALGINVGDFICFDARTVITEKDFIKSRHLDDKASVAVLLYAIKHLAENNIGLPYTTNFFISNYEEVGHGASASIPENTKEFISVDMGAPGLDQNSSEFDVCICAKDSSGPYDLELRKKLIEICNKNNIGYKIDIYPYYGSDASAALRAGWDMKTALIGPGVFSSHAYERTHLDAVLNTLDLVVKYSLEK is encoded by the coding sequence ATGAATTATAACAATGAAAAACTAAAGTATTATCTTGAAAGTATTTTAAACATACCAAGCCCTACAGGTTATACACACAAGATTATGGATTTTATAAAGTCAGAGCTAGATAGTTTAAAAGTTCCATATATCATAACTACAAAAGGTGCATTAATCATAAGCCTTAAAGGGAAGAATGATAGCTATCAAAGAACCTTTTCAGCACATGTAGACACTTTAGGTGCTATGGTTAAGGGAATAAAATCAAGCGGAACTCTTTCATTAACGCCAGTTGGTGGATTTATGATGTCTTCTATTGATGGAGAAAACTGTACTATAGAAACTTTAGATGGAAGAGTTTACACAGGTGCAATACATACCACTAAGCCATCTGTACATATTAGCGGTCAAGAAGCCACTGACCTAAAGAGAGTTCCTGAAAATATGGAAGTTGTGTTAGACGAAAGAATAAGTTCAAAAGCAGATACAGAAGCGTTAGGTATTAATGTTGGTGATTTTATATGCTTTGATGCGAGAACGGTTATAACTGAAAAAGATTTTATTAAGAGCAGACATTTAGACGATAAGGCAAGCGTAGCAGTTCTTTTATATGCAATAAAGCATTTAGCTGAAAACAATATAGGACTTCCTTATACTACAAATTTCTTTATAAGCAATTACGAGGAAGTTGGACATGGAGCTTCAGCATCTATACCTGAAAATACTAAAGAATTTATCTCTGTAGACATGGGTGCTCCTGGCCTTGACCAAAATTCTTCTGAGTTTGATGTCTGCATCTGCGCTAAGGATTCCTCAGGACCTTACGATTTAGAGTTAAGAAAGAAGCTTATAGAAATTTGCAATAAAAACAATATAGGCTACAAAATTGATATATATCCATACTACGGTTCAGATGCCTCAGCTGCTTTAAGAGCTGGATGGGATATGAAAACTGCTTTAATTGGACCTGGAGTATTTTCTTCTCATGCTTATGAAAGAACTCATTTGGATGCTGTTTTAAATACTTTAGATTTAGTAGTTAAATATTCACTAGAAAAATAA
- a CDS encoding DUF3488 and transglutaminase-like domain-containing protein: protein MSFLKNNKIYMLLIYINILFVVTLAKISYKIENLNYGFISALILTGMLFCWITSSVRKKSVKLGVVLLIIAVTIFYYFSKTDYVNSMFSKYIIENFNIINSLVAQNKATDYNNYLPIFIIVIPVLTYIMMYLTTRGLPNFTIIAILTMLITLWYLGYTEEIKKYLFLYVFITLVTYSINEFVKKTKKLTKSGIKVGIRGTSLIIYTVVLSLIIAGISNLLPQSYKGKYGSDIQGRFYNKFGNRAENGEQKGKKYKYDLSFSGYESTKLGGPITLNKLVAFRVRSDKPYYLKGSVKDFYDGYSWSQSEKKYTSRVRPEDSMLVDLFSKDYADATNEIEIHPEELNSSTIFTPMLSFNVNLDMDYIFYDEASTFMSSGIIEKPYTVYFYDLNSRAARLLNSGNSSQSYRETDNEHYNSSYKKYLQVPDNISQRVYDLVSSLTKGKKTNFQKVQAIREYLNKAFPYTLKVSSIPEGQEFLDYFLFTEKKGYCTYFATAETIMCRIAGIPARYVEGFNMGQEKDENDFYVVRNENAHAWTEVLYKEDTNTGIWYTVDAVPYAVEAIHQEEKEAELEQKPDPVQEVEPNIDIPKKPQDASNEYSSSVTKYGLVVPPLLLKIIKFLSVLVFVNTVIFLIYSRRKTFIINNQSIIPLYKYSLDRLSVIGYNQSEYVPELEALEKMPANLSERIKEVAELAYREYYGSKAPVQYDKSAYYNFIEEYIKRQQPTLRYLLKKYYFSNKIPLIFKKIMVLYRKIRLK from the coding sequence ATGAGCTTTCTTAAAAATAATAAAATCTACATGCTGTTAATATACATAAATATTTTATTTGTTGTAACACTAGCAAAAATAAGTTATAAGATAGAAAATTTAAACTATGGCTTTATTTCAGCACTGATACTCACCGGAATGCTTTTTTGCTGGATTACTAGTTCTGTTAGAAAAAAATCAGTGAAGCTTGGAGTTGTTTTATTAATTATTGCTGTAACTATCTTCTATTATTTTTCAAAAACTGATTACGTAAACTCTATGTTTAGTAAATACATTATAGAGAATTTTAATATTATAAATTCTCTAGTTGCACAAAATAAAGCTACTGACTATAATAACTATTTGCCTATATTCATTATAGTTATTCCGGTTTTAACTTATATAATGATGTATTTGACAACCCGAGGTCTTCCTAATTTCACTATCATAGCTATTCTTACAATGCTGATAACACTTTGGTATCTAGGTTATACAGAGGAAATAAAAAAATATCTTTTTCTTTATGTTTTTATTACTCTGGTAACATACAGTATTAATGAATTTGTTAAAAAAACAAAAAAGTTAACCAAAAGCGGTATAAAAGTTGGAATAAGAGGCACCAGCCTAATTATATATACAGTTGTTTTAAGCCTAATAATTGCGGGAATTTCAAATCTGCTGCCTCAAAGCTATAAAGGTAAATATGGATCGGATATTCAAGGCAGATTTTACAATAAGTTTGGTAATAGAGCTGAAAATGGAGAACAAAAGGGAAAGAAGTATAAGTATGATTTATCTTTTTCAGGCTATGAAAGCACAAAGCTTGGAGGTCCCATAACTTTAAATAAGCTTGTTGCATTTAGAGTAAGAAGTGATAAGCCTTACTATTTAAAAGGAAGCGTTAAGGATTTTTACGATGGATACTCCTGGAGTCAGAGTGAAAAAAAATATACTTCAAGAGTAAGGCCTGAGGATTCAATGCTTGTAGATTTATTTTCCAAAGACTATGCAGATGCCACCAATGAAATAGAGATTCATCCTGAAGAATTGAACAGTTCTACTATTTTTACCCCAATGCTTTCTTTCAACGTAAACTTAGACATGGATTATATTTTCTATGATGAAGCATCTACTTTTATGAGCAGCGGTATAATAGAAAAACCTTATACGGTATATTTCTACGACTTAAATAGTAGAGCAGCAAGGCTTCTTAACAGTGGAAACTCTTCACAATCATATAGAGAGACTGATAATGAGCATTATAATAGCTCTTATAAGAAGTATCTTCAAGTGCCAGATAATATAAGTCAAAGGGTGTATGATCTTGTAAGTAGCCTTACAAAAGGTAAAAAGACTAATTTTCAAAAGGTTCAAGCAATTAGAGAATATTTAAATAAAGCATTTCCTTACACACTAAAGGTTAGCTCTATACCAGAAGGTCAGGAGTTCTTGGATTACTTTCTTTTCACAGAAAAAAAAGGATATTGTACTTACTTTGCCACAGCTGAAACAATAATGTGTAGAATAGCTGGCATACCTGCTAGATATGTAGAGGGCTTTAATATGGGTCAGGAGAAAGACGAGAATGACTTTTATGTAGTAAGAAACGAAAATGCTCATGCTTGGACGGAAGTCTTATATAAAGAGGATACGAATACAGGTATCTGGTATACAGTAGATGCGGTGCCTTATGCAGTTGAAGCAATACACCAAGAGGAAAAAGAGGCAGAGCTAGAACAAAAGCCTGACCCAGTGCAGGAAGTGGAACCTAATATTGATATTCCTAAAAAGCCTCAGGATGCTAGTAATGAATATTCTTCATCAGTTACTAAATATGGCTTGGTCGTTCCACCATTACTATTAAAGATTATTAAATTTTTATCTGTTTTGGTTTTCGTAAATACAGTGATTTTTTTGATATATTCTAGAAGGAAAACTTTTATTATAAACAATCAGAGTATTATTCCCTTATATAAATATTCATTGGATCGACTTTCAGTTATAGGGTATAATCAATCTGAATATGTACCCGAATTGGAAGCGCTAGAGAAAATGCCTGCTAATCTGTCAGAAAGAATTAAGGAGGTAGCTGAGTTAGCTTACAGGGAATACTATGGCAGTAAGGCTCCTGTTCAGTACGATAAGAGTGCTTATTACAATTTTATTGAGGAATACATAAAAAGACAGCAACCTACCCTAAGATATCTGTTAAAAAAGTATTATTTTTCTAATAAAATACCTTTGATTTTTAAAAAAATTATGGTATTATATAGAAAGATAAGACTTAAATAA
- a CDS encoding AAA family ATPase — MDAQQLIKNIVYNVEKVIIGKRYEIYNIMKGIIADGHILIEDVPGVGKTTLVKALSKSLSLTYSRIQFTPDLLPSDITGISIYNQKTMEFEFRKGPVFANIVLADEINRTSPKTQSALLEVMEEKQVSEGNATYHLDRPFFVLATQNPIESEGTFVLPEAQLDRFIMKVSIGYPDRKDEANILKIYRNNQPLEEIGRVAGVEDILELQKQARNVYVTDEINEYIASIADATRNNKYLILGSSTRASLALLRVAQASALINGRDYVIPEDVRENALLVLSHRLSVSALARASNYDSNSVIIDILKTVSVPKVK; from the coding sequence ATGGATGCACAGCAATTAATAAAAAATATTGTCTATAATGTTGAAAAGGTGATAATTGGTAAGAGATATGAGATTTATAATATTATGAAGGGAATCATAGCAGACGGACACATATTAATTGAAGACGTACCAGGGGTAGGGAAAACCACACTTGTAAAAGCATTGTCAAAGTCTTTAAGTTTAACCTACAGCAGAATTCAGTTCACACCAGATTTATTACCTTCAGATATAACAGGAATATCAATATACAATCAAAAAACTATGGAATTTGAGTTTAGAAAGGGACCTGTATTTGCAAATATTGTTCTCGCGGATGAGATTAACAGAACCTCTCCTAAAACTCAGTCAGCACTCCTTGAAGTTATGGAAGAAAAGCAGGTTTCAGAAGGAAATGCAACTTACCATCTTGACAGACCATTTTTTGTATTAGCTACCCAAAATCCTATTGAAAGCGAGGGAACCTTTGTACTTCCCGAGGCTCAACTGGATAGATTTATAATGAAAGTAAGCATTGGCTACCCAGATAGAAAGGATGAAGCCAATATCCTTAAGATTTATAGAAACAATCAACCTCTTGAAGAAATAGGAAGAGTTGCAGGGGTTGAAGATATATTAGAACTTCAAAAACAGGCTAGAAATGTTTATGTTACAGATGAAATAAACGAATACATAGCAAGCATTGCTGATGCAACACGAAATAATAAATATTTAATTCTAGGAAGCAGCACAAGGGCTTCTCTGGCTCTGCTAAGAGTTGCTCAAGCATCTGCATTAATCAATGGACGAGATTACGTTATCCCAGAGGATGTAAGAGAAAATGCTCTACTAGTACTTAGTCACAGGTTGAGTGTTTCCGCACTTGCAAGAGCAAGCAATTATGATAGTAATTCAGTAATTATAGATATTTTAAAAACTGTATCAGTGCCAAAGGTGAAGTAA
- a CDS encoding DUF58 domain-containing protein — translation MFKMNIKYIVLMFFSYIFALVQGGNLPYRIFHGLLLTFLISLLYILFKPKNIIVQLKFNKAVYCTGDNHEFTTIIKNYGIIPAPYVVLKNKTLAKISPKYIGDAVWLGIDESKWLKTIVRFNSRGIYNFGEINLSISDLFSVFERSKSMNLSFPVKVYPKIYELDKFLIKGSDIFKNAVSSKTTIEDLYSTKDIRKYYQGDNLKRVNWKVSAKHGELYVRDLDTVSGEESNLFLDMSKDNFFNDNNEMIEEQLIDLCVSVVNYMELKGIKVKLFINASIERRFEIDSRDDFGELMEFFITHKSDSEKSFAKFLNSNSTKIPKLSWLGIICIGVSKELKDILIVLKDRGYNITVFYCASELNDLSNLDILKRVGIDCCSFNEIVNKKESRVRK, via the coding sequence ATGTTTAAGATGAACATTAAATATATAGTACTTATGTTTTTTTCTTATATATTTGCTTTAGTTCAGGGAGGTAACCTTCCGTATAGGATATTTCATGGTCTACTTCTGACTTTTTTAATCAGCTTGCTATACATCCTGTTTAAACCAAAGAATATAATTGTGCAGCTAAAATTTAATAAAGCTGTATACTGTACGGGAGACAATCATGAATTTACAACTATTATAAAAAATTACGGAATTATTCCAGCTCCATACGTGGTTTTAAAAAATAAAACTCTAGCAAAGATAAGTCCCAAATACATCGGTGATGCGGTATGGCTTGGGATTGATGAAAGCAAGTGGCTAAAAACTATAGTACGGTTTAATTCAAGAGGCATATATAATTTTGGAGAAATCAATTTGAGTATTAGTGATTTATTCTCAGTATTTGAACGGAGTAAAAGTATGAATTTGAGCTTTCCTGTAAAGGTTTATCCTAAGATATATGAATTGGATAAATTTTTGATAAAAGGGAGTGACATCTTTAAAAATGCAGTTAGCAGCAAAACTACAATTGAAGACTTGTATAGTACAAAAGATATAAGAAAGTATTATCAGGGTGATAACTTAAAAAGAGTTAATTGGAAGGTTAGCGCAAAGCATGGAGAGCTTTATGTAAGAGATTTGGATACAGTGTCAGGCGAAGAGAGCAATCTGTTTCTTGATATGAGCAAAGACAATTTTTTTAATGACAATAACGAAATGATTGAAGAACAGCTAATAGATTTATGTGTATCAGTAGTAAATTATATGGAGCTTAAGGGAATAAAGGTAAAACTATTTATAAATGCTTCAATTGAAAGGCGGTTTGAAATAGACAGCAGAGATGATTTTGGAGAGCTTATGGAGTTTTTTATCACTCATAAAAGCGATAGTGAGAAAAGTTTTGCAAAATTCTTGAATTCAAATTCCACTAAAATACCAAAACTAAGCTGGTTAGGCATAATATGTATTGGAGTGAGTAAAGAACTAAAGGATATCCTTATAGTTTTAAAGGACAGAGGATATAACATAACTGTATTTTATTGTGCTAGTGAGTTGAATGATTTGAGTAATTTAGACATTCTCAAAAGGGTCGGTATAGACTGCTGCAGCTTTAATGAGATTGTAAACAAAAAAGAAAGCAGGGTGAGAAAATGA
- the trmL gene encoding tRNA (uridine(34)/cytosine(34)/5-carboxymethylaminomethyluridine(34)-2'-O)-methyltransferase TrmL has product MNLNIVLFEPEIPQNTGNIARTCVLTNSKLHLIKPLGFSLDEKHLKRAGLDYWQYLDMEIHESYEAFKEKYKNGTFYFSTTKGSKLYTEVQYNENDFIIFGKESAGLPEYIRNSNDGALIRVPMLQTSTRSLNLSNTVAIVAYEAMRQMSFPNMK; this is encoded by the coding sequence TTGAACTTAAATATAGTACTATTTGAACCTGAAATTCCGCAAAATACCGGCAATATAGCAAGAACCTGCGTGCTTACAAACTCAAAGCTTCATCTTATAAAGCCTCTAGGTTTTAGCCTTGATGAAAAACATTTGAAGAGAGCAGGGCTTGATTACTGGCAGTATTTAGATATGGAAATACATGAATCCTATGAAGCCTTTAAAGAAAAATATAAGAATGGAACATTTTATTTTTCAACCACAAAAGGCAGTAAGCTTTACACAGAAGTGCAATATAATGAAAATGATTTTATTATATTTGGAAAAGAATCTGCTGGGCTTCCAGAATACATAAGAAACAGCAACGATGGAGCCTTAATTAGAGTTCCTATGCTTCAGACAAGTACTCGTTCGCTAAATCTTTCTAATACAGTAGCAATAGTTGCTTATGAAGCAATGAGACAAATGAGCTTTCCAAATATGAAATAA
- the zwf gene encoding glucose-6-phosphate dehydrogenase: MVILDLNNIDLSCVLVIFGGTGDLTHRKLLPAIYNLKHSGKLPDSFAVVSIGRKDLTDEAYREQAYESIKNFSRFKEIDERLWQDIAGRIYYKRFEFEDSSGYENLKAFLEQLDVKHNSKGNRIFYLAVAPEYFGLITDELNKQNMVVNGDSWQRLIIEKPFGRNLSSAQKLNKKIKEVFSEDNTYRIDHYLGKEMIQSLMVLRFANSIFEPLWNNKYIDNIQISSSETVGVENRGGYYETSGALKDMVQNHMLQLLTLTAMEPPINLNSKSIRDEKIKILRSLEEITPKKIREDIVRGQYGEGIINNKNVIGYRQEDRVSPSSNTETFVALKLHVDNFRWAGVPFYIRTGKRMKTKSTEIIIQFKSVPKVLYAKEYETLKPNLLVIGVQPREGIYLKFNTKRPGTENFIIPVDMDFCQTCQFESNTPEAYERLIFDVMNGDNTLFTSWDEVEYSWKFVDTISSQWGDSKLVLPNYEAGSYGPVEANELLTKDSRQWWNL, encoded by the coding sequence GTGGTAATTTTGGATCTTAATAACATAGACCTTTCCTGTGTGCTCGTAATATTTGGTGGCACAGGAGATTTAACCCATAGAAAGCTGCTTCCAGCTATATATAACCTGAAACACAGTGGAAAACTGCCAGACAGTTTTGCTGTTGTGTCTATAGGCAGGAAGGACTTAACTGATGAGGCTTACAGAGAGCAAGCCTATGAATCAATAAAAAACTTTTCTCGTTTTAAGGAAATAGACGAAAGGTTGTGGCAGGATATTGCAGGACGCATCTATTACAAGCGTTTTGAATTTGAGGACAGCTCAGGCTATGAGAATCTAAAAGCATTTTTAGAACAATTAGATGTTAAACATAATTCTAAAGGAAATAGAATATTCTATTTGGCAGTTGCCCCTGAATACTTCGGCCTAATTACCGATGAACTTAATAAACAGAATATGGTGGTTAACGGTGATTCCTGGCAGAGGCTTATAATAGAAAAGCCTTTTGGAAGAAATTTATCCTCAGCACAAAAACTTAATAAAAAAATTAAAGAGGTTTTCAGCGAGGACAATACCTATAGAATAGATCACTATTTAGGTAAAGAAATGATACAAAGCCTTATGGTTTTAAGATTTGCCAACTCTATATTTGAACCTTTGTGGAACAACAAATACATAGATAACATACAAATATCCTCCAGTGAAACAGTTGGCGTAGAAAACAGAGGCGGTTACTACGAAACCTCAGGAGCCCTGAAGGACATGGTTCAAAATCATATGCTCCAGCTCCTAACCTTAACTGCTATGGAACCACCAATTAATTTAAACTCAAAATCTATCAGAGATGAAAAAATTAAAATTCTTCGTTCTCTAGAAGAAATAACTCCTAAAAAAATCAGAGAGGATATAGTAAGAGGTCAATATGGTGAAGGTATAATTAATAATAAAAATGTTATCGGATATAGACAAGAAGATAGAGTTTCACCTTCTTCAAACACAGAAACTTTTGTGGCCTTAAAGCTTCATGTTGATAATTTCAGGTGGGCCGGTGTCCCCTTCTACATTAGAACTGGTAAAAGAATGAAGACAAAGTCTACAGAAATTATAATTCAGTTCAAGTCTGTCCCAAAGGTTTTGTATGCAAAGGAATATGAAACATTAAAGCCGAATCTTTTAGTTATTGGAGTTCAGCCTAGAGAAGGAATATATCTAAAATTTAATACTAAAAGACCAGGTACAGAGAATTTTATCATTCCAGTAGATATGGATTTTTGTCAAACCTGCCAGTTTGAAAGCAATACTCCTGAGGCCTATGAAAGACTTATATTTGATGTAATGAATGGTGACAATACTCTCTTTACCAGCTGGGATGAAGTTGAGTATTCCTGGAAATTTGTAGATACAATCTCCTCCCAATGGGGAGACAGCAAATTGGTACTTCCTAATTATGAAGCAGGAAGTTATGGTCCAGTTGAAGCCAACGAACTTCTTACTAAAGATAGCAGGCAATGGTGGAACTTATAG
- a CDS encoding Cof-type HAD-IIB family hydrolase, producing the protein MFKLICLDMDGTLLNSRGEVSQRNLRAIKLAHGKGVKVTVCTGRLFTSARFYADMLGVEVPVIASNGAYIREKDKNKVIYKSVLGYENSKKILEVYKKHNITFYFNTCDTVFMERFDPENGYVKINKTLPKHNQINIKVIEEWDKTLMEYEDEILKCICIDKDSDKIIKAKRDLLKLKELEVVSSASNNIEAMVSGVSKGRAVEVLAGFYDFKREEIMCIGDNENDISMLQYAGMGVAMRNGENEVKEIADYVTDTNNDDGVAKAIEKFVLN; encoded by the coding sequence ATGTTCAAATTAATATGTTTAGATATGGATGGTACACTTTTAAATAGCAGAGGGGAAGTGAGCCAGCGAAATCTTAGAGCTATTAAGCTTGCCCATGGGAAGGGTGTTAAAGTTACTGTATGCACAGGCAGGTTGTTTACTTCAGCAAGATTCTACGCTGATATGCTTGGTGTAGAAGTGCCTGTTATAGCTTCAAATGGTGCATATATAAGGGAAAAAGATAAAAACAAGGTTATATATAAGTCAGTATTAGGTTATGAAAACTCTAAAAAAATTCTTGAGGTATATAAAAAACATAACATAACTTTTTACTTTAATACATGCGATACAGTGTTTATGGAAAGATTTGATCCTGAAAATGGTTATGTAAAAATAAATAAGACTCTGCCAAAACACAATCAGATAAATATTAAAGTTATAGAAGAATGGGATAAGACATTAATGGAATATGAAGATGAGATCTTAAAATGTATTTGCATCGATAAGGATTCTGATAAAATTATAAAGGCGAAGCGAGATTTACTGAAATTAAAGGAACTGGAGGTAGTAAGCTCTGCTAGCAACAACATTGAAGCTATGGTAAGTGGAGTTTCAAAAGGGAGAGCCGTTGAAGTTTTAGCTGGGTTCTATGACTTTAAAAGAGAAGAGATTATGTGTATTGGAGATAATGAAAATGACATATCCATGCTTCAGTATGCAGGAATGGGAGTGGCAATGAGAAATGGTGAGAATGAAGTAAAGGAAATAGCAGACTACGTTACTGATACAAATAATGATGATGGTGTTGCGAAAGCTATTGAGAAATTTGTACTCAATTAG